The following DNA comes from Streptococcus canis.
ATTTAATAAAGGATTCATACTTTCTCCTTAATCTCGTTCAGTGACATCTCTTTTATCAACCTTAAAATTATATCATGTTTCCAATAAAAATGACAAAAGAGACTCCAAAAGTAAAGAGATTCTTTTTCTATTTTAGGTTCAGAATTTTAAAAAATGATGGCTTTTTCTCAAGGCATTCTTTATTTTTTTGCCATTTTGATTGACATCATTCGTTTTTTTCGGTATGATAAATATAATTTAATAAACCGAATGATGTCATGCAGGAGAAGAAATTTATTTCGCCGAAGGAGTTATACTCTCAGGTGTTCAGTTTTTGAACGGGACTGTTTGATGGACGGACTTCTGGAGAGACCTTATTAGGCGCCGAAGGGGCAAGGCATACTGCTCAATCTCTCAGGCAAAAGGACAGAAGGTAAAATACAAACACTATTAAGAACAGTCTTAATCTTTTTGTGTTTGCTGTTTTATCATTGCTTCAGAAGTTATCTCCTAGAGATGGCTTTTTTTCTTTTGGCAACTTCGGTAACTTTTAGGAGAGATAGATGATAGCAATTGCTAAAATAATTGATGATTTTGTTTGGGGACCACCCTTGTTAATCTTGCTAGTTGGTACTGGGATTTATCTTACCAGTCGTCTAGGCCTCATTCAAATCTTAAAACTTCCCAAAGCTTTTAAACTGATTTTTTCTGATGATGATGGGCATGGGGATATTTCGTCATTTGCCGCTCTTGCAACTGCTCTGGCTGCAACCGTTGGTACTGGAAATATTGTTGGAGTCGCTACTGCTATTAAATCAGGGGGCCCTGGAGCGCTCTTTTGGATGTGGGTTGCCGCTTTTTTTGGAATGGCCACTAAATACGCTGAAGGGGTCTTAGCCATTAAATACCGTACAAAGGATGCCAATGGTCATATTTCTGGTGGACCTATGTATTATATCGTTAATGGTATGGGACAACAATGGAAACCTTTAGCTGTTCTGTTTGCTGGCTCAGGTATCCTAGTAGCCCTATTTGGAATAGGGACCTTCGCTCAAGTTAATTCCATCACCTCATCTCTAGGCCATAGTTTTGGATTATCCCCGCAAGTCGTGAGTATTGTTCTAGCTGTTTTTGTTGCGACCATTATTTTTGGTGGTATTCATTCCATCTCTAAAGTAGCTGAGAAAGTGGTCCCCTTCATGGCTATTTTTTACATTCTTGCTAGTCTAGCGGTTATTTTGGTTCATTACCAGCATATTCTACCTGTTATTCGTTTAGTCTTTCAATCAGCTTTCACTCCGACAGCTGCTATTGGAGGCTTTGCTGGAAGTCTAGTGAAGGAAGCCATTCAAAAAGGAATCGCACGTGGGGTCTTTTCCAATGAATCTGGTTTAGGTTCTGCCCCCATTGCTGCGGCTGCAGCAAAAACCAATGAGCCCGTGGAGCAGGGGCTTATCTCCATGACAGGAACTTTTATTGATACTATTATTATCTGTACTCTAACCGGCCTATCTATTTTGGTAACCGGCCAATGGACTGGGCAGCTCGAAGGGGCTCCTCTGACCCAATCTGCCTTTGCCTCTGTGTTTGGAAATTTAGGGTCTTTTGGCCTAACCTTTTCCCTAGTTCTCTTTGCCTTTACAACGATTTTAGGGTGGAGTTATTATGGAGAACGCTGCTTTGAATTCCTCTTTGGCATTACGCATCTCACCTACTTCCGTATTGTCTTTGTTTTAATGGTAGGCCTAGGAGGATTCCTTAAGTTAGAACTGATTTGGGTTTTGGCTGATATTGTCAATGGTTTAATGGCACTTCCTAACCTAATTGCACTCCTAGCTCTCTCTCCAGTTGTCGTTTTAGAAACCAAATACTACTTTATTAAAAAAAAATTAAATTAACACTAAGCAGTGATGTCTAGCTTTCTTCTGCCAACTCAGAGAAGTTAGGCTTTTTTGTTACGTGTCTTTTTGTGGTATAATATAATACTAACATTAAAGGAGCTATTATGACACAAGACCCAATTGAAAATTTGAAACTGGCCAAAAGAGGCCCAATTGTCAGCATTGTTGCCTATTTGCTACTCAGCGTTGCCAAATTGCTAGCAGGATATCTTTTAAATGCCAGCTCTCTTATTGCCGATGGTTTTAATAATTTATCGGATATTGTTGGTAATGTCGCCCTGCTCATCGGACTTCATCTAGCCAGTCAGCCAGCTGATGCTAACCACAAATTTGGGCATTGGAAGATTGAAGACCTATCAAGCCTCATCACCTCTTTTATCATGTTTCTTGTTGGTTTTCAGGTATTGATTCAAACCCTGCAAAGTATTTTTAGCGGACAGCAGACTCAAATTGACCCATTTGGTGCTATTGTTGGGATTATCTCGGCTTTTATTATGCTTTTAGTCTATACTTTCAATAAACGTCTCTCCAAACGTGTGAAGTCAAGTGCCTTGGTAGCAGCTTCCAAAGATAATCTGTCTGATGCTGTTACCTCGCTAGGAACGTCAGTTGCTATCGTCGCTGCTTCCTTACAATTGCCAATCATTGACCGTATTGCTGCTATTATTATCACTTTTTTTATCTTAAAAACTGCCTTTGATATTTTTATGAAAAGTTCTTTTAGCTTATCTGATGGCT
Coding sequences within:
- a CDS encoding alanine/glycine:cation symporter family protein, encoding MIAIAKIIDDFVWGPPLLILLVGTGIYLTSRLGLIQILKLPKAFKLIFSDDDGHGDISSFAALATALAATVGTGNIVGVATAIKSGGPGALFWMWVAAFFGMATKYAEGVLAIKYRTKDANGHISGGPMYYIVNGMGQQWKPLAVLFAGSGILVALFGIGTFAQVNSITSSLGHSFGLSPQVVSIVLAVFVATIIFGGIHSISKVAEKVVPFMAIFYILASLAVILVHYQHILPVIRLVFQSAFTPTAAIGGFAGSLVKEAIQKGIARGVFSNESGLGSAPIAAAAAKTNEPVEQGLISMTGTFIDTIIICTLTGLSILVTGQWTGQLEGAPLTQSAFASVFGNLGSFGLTFSLVLFAFTTILGWSYYGERCFEFLFGITHLTYFRIVFVLMVGLGGFLKLELIWVLADIVNGLMALPNLIALLALSPVVVLETKYYFIKKKLN
- a CDS encoding cation diffusion facilitator family transporter produces the protein MTQDPIENLKLAKRGPIVSIVAYLLLSVAKLLAGYLLNASSLIADGFNNLSDIVGNVALLIGLHLASQPADANHKFGHWKIEDLSSLITSFIMFLVGFQVLIQTLQSIFSGQQTQIDPFGAIVGIISAFIMLLVYTFNKRLSKRVKSSALVAASKDNLSDAVTSLGTSVAIVAASLQLPIIDRIAAIIITFFILKTAFDIFMKSSFSLSDGFDSRHLKKYEKAILKIPKIVAVKSQRGRTYGSNVYLDIVLEMNPDLSVYESHAITEQVEQLLSEQFSVYDIDIHVEPAVIPEDEIFENVAKKLYRNEKLILSKVPDYDHYIAKSFQLIDKDGHISNYEEFLNQATYYPSNFDSFNIQSISQKTKLVTYHLNGNHHTSIWRRHETWCLIFHQITPIYQNQSRKHHYRIIKS